In methanogenic archaeon ISO4-H5, the following are encoded in one genomic region:
- a CDS encoding seryl-tRNA synthetase SerS yields MLDIEVIRSNPDKIREMLVHRNKDTAILDRFLEADGRWRQLTQENNQLRKVRNTVSQEISKMPKGEEKDKKIAEMREVGDKIKANDDEMAKLEEIRMDCILNIPNIPADDVPIGKDDTENVVVYEWGEKRKFDFTPKDHAQLMMDLNIVDFERAVKVAGSGFYCLKGDGARLERALISFFLDMHKKQGYTEVFPPVVVNTAAVTGTGQYPNLKDDMYWLERDDLWLNPTAEVPVTNLLQDEILTKEDLPLKLTAYLPSFRREVGKHADTNGIIRVHEFNKVEMVRFVEPSTSWQALEELRGDAEELVKALGLPYHVLLLCTGDQSFSCAKCYDIELFAPGSNRWLEASSCSNFLDFQARRARIKYRPEPHLKSEFVHTLNGSGMALPRTMVAILENYQNADGSVTIPEVLRPYMGGQEKIVPPEKKKTF; encoded by the coding sequence GTGCTCGATATTGAAGTGATTAGGTCCAACCCCGATAAGATCAGGGAAATGCTCGTCCACAGGAACAAAGATACTGCCATCCTCGACAGATTCCTCGAGGCCGACGGAAGGTGGAGACAGCTGACCCAGGAGAACAACCAGCTCAGGAAGGTCAGGAACACCGTCTCCCAGGAGATCTCCAAGATGCCCAAGGGCGAGGAGAAGGATAAGAAGATCGCCGAGATGCGCGAGGTCGGGGACAAGATCAAGGCCAACGATGACGAGATGGCCAAACTCGAGGAAATCCGCATGGACTGCATCCTCAACATCCCCAACATCCCCGCCGACGACGTTCCCATCGGAAAGGACGACACCGAGAACGTGGTCGTCTACGAGTGGGGAGAGAAGAGGAAGTTCGACTTCACCCCCAAGGACCACGCCCAGCTGATGATGGACCTCAACATCGTCGACTTCGAGAGGGCCGTCAAGGTCGCAGGATCCGGATTCTACTGCCTCAAGGGCGACGGAGCAAGGCTGGAGAGGGCACTCATCAGCTTCTTCCTCGACATGCACAAGAAGCAGGGCTACACCGAGGTGTTCCCCCCTGTGGTCGTGAACACCGCGGCCGTCACCGGAACCGGACAGTACCCCAACCTCAAGGACGACATGTACTGGCTGGAGAGGGACGACCTGTGGCTCAACCCCACCGCCGAGGTCCCCGTGACCAACCTGCTCCAGGACGAGATCCTCACCAAGGAGGACCTGCCCCTCAAGCTCACCGCCTACCTGCCTTCCTTCAGGAGGGAGGTCGGAAAGCACGCCGACACCAACGGAATCATCCGTGTCCACGAGTTCAACAAGGTCGAGATGGTCAGGTTCGTGGAGCCCTCCACCTCCTGGCAGGCACTCGAGGAACTCAGGGGCGACGCAGAGGAACTCGTGAAGGCTCTGGGTCTTCCGTACCACGTCCTCCTGCTGTGCACCGGCGACCAGAGCTTCTCCTGCGCCAAGTGCTACGACATCGAGCTCTTCGCACCCGGCAGCAACAGGTGGCTCGAGGCCTCCTCCTGCTCCAACTTCCTCGACTTCCAGGCCAGGCGCGCCAGGATCAAGTACAGGCCCGAACCTCACCTCAAGAGCGAGTTCGTCCACACCCTCAACGGATCCGGAATGGCCCTTCCCAGGACCATGGTCGCCATCCTAGAGAACTATCAGAATGCTGACGGAAGCGTCACCATCCCTGAGGTCCTCAGGCCTTACATGGGCGGGCAGGAGAAGATCGTGCCCCCCGAGAAGAAGAAAACCTTCTGA